TACGATGCTATCGTCCAGAAAAAACGTATTGGGGTAAGTTGTTACTTAATTTGTTACTCTGTTTGTTGCAAAAAATTAACTGGTAATTAGAAAATATGCTTGGGTTATATGAATGCTATTGCTATAATTTTGCCTTGTACTCACTCAATGCTGTGATGGACTAAAGTTGATGCGGGTTAGTTATTCTAACTATTTTTGTTGAAGTTGGCTGTGATGACTCTTATAGATGGAGCTTTGCGATCTCTATGCATTTTTGCCCCATTCGTTACTTTTCAAGCTTATGGATACCACAACCTTTGTCGGGGGCTCGTATCAGATGAAATGAGGCCTTGGTGCAAAGCAAGAGTGCCTTTTTTGTATGACTTCCTTCAAGGCCATTACTGGTATGCTCATGTATATAAAATTTACCCTTTTGTTCGAATTGCAACTTCATAACCATTAGTTACTGATATTTGTCAAAATATCATGGAATCGGTTGCATTTTTGGTCAGTAACTTAGTAGGTCAGTTAAGTTAAACTATAAATAATAGCTGCAGAACCTGATGGTTTATAGAAACTAAGTTTTCACCATTATCATATGAAAAAATTGTTGATGCCGACTATGCATTGCCAACTAATCGTGGAGTAATTTAAATGCATGTCTGGTCAATTCTAATTATTCTCATTATGACTCTAAATTACTAGCAATAACATTCTATCATTTCTCGGGTGGCTTCTGCAATTCTTACCACAGGGGGGTTGGTTTCTTGAAGTATTTCCAGCTGAAACAGTTGCCCAACTTTCTTCTTGCGTCGCCTATACTATCTTTGGCACTCTGTTCAATTGCACACTATGTGAAGTCGCGGCCTGAAATCGTTTTTTCATTGGATTTCCGAGCTTCTGACAAGGAAAAGAACTTAGCTGCTATTCTATACCCTTCTGGAGTAAAAGGAAGGTTGAACGATATTCAGGTCTCAGCGAACTTCTCTTCTGAAGTCCTCAAAGGTATGTTTTCTAAACAGACTTGCACAAGTGAGTTACCATTTCTCGTGTATTTCTTCATCGGGGACGTCATCTACCATATCTACATGCTTTGGCCAGTTGGACTTTTTACGGAATAAAAACATACAGATTACCCAATTATGTAGTGAAAATCTAATCCAAGCAAAGTTCAAGCTCTGTGGTAAAATAATTTATGCTATTTATATGGATATGCCCATCTGCATGTAACATATTTCTTTACCTTGtcaattctttaattttatgtattagtaTATATAACATATGCAAGTGTCGTGGCTTTGGTTCAATTTGTAACAGAAAATCCCACTCTTAAACAGAGGAAAAAGATGGGCAAAGAACGAACTCTTAGTTCTTCTCTAGACACTATACCATCAGAGAACGATGAAGTAGTTCCAGCAAAGTCAGACTATGCTTCCATATCAGTTCTTCCGTTCGTTCTACACCTGGCGTTTATGTCAACCACAGCATTTTTTGTGATGCATGTTCAAGTAAGTGTCTTTTTGCTTTCCTTCATTGGCTAGAGTACGTCATTAACATGCTGGGTTTTTAAGAGGTTCATATTCGAGTAGTTCAGGAGAGTAGTCTGTAACTCCAATTCTTCTTATTGCGTCTACTATACCTAATTATGCTGGATTGACCATAATGGTCAGGTGGATAATTTATGCTTAAGGATGTAACTTAATGAATTGCTGGGGTTCAATCAATCCAGTTCAAACAAGAGCTGGAAGTGGGTTGGTGTCAGTATTGATGCATCAGTCTTGAGCGAAAACCAGTGGTGGACTTAAAAAATTGGATTGAAAAGGGATCGGGGGTCATCCTGTTAGGCATCTCTTCTCTAAGTTTTTATATGGAAATTCAAAAGTATCTGTATGCACAAAGTCCACATTTAGCTTCCTGTATTATATGTTTTAGACTTCTCACTGGGTTCAGTTTGTACTTGAAACCCAATCCAAGCTCACCTATGACTGTAAGTTTACCAAGCCAGCATACCCCGCCCTTAGGGGTTAAAACCCAAAAGTAGTGATGCAGCATCGGGTGGCTTAAACCCGGTGAGAAACTCAACCAGAGGACAACAGTAGATGCTAGATAAAAGAACCACAATTTGTGGTTTGTGAACTGTATCGAATTTCTAACACACGTTTTGACAGGTGGCAACTCGCTTCTTGTCTTCCAGCCCTCCTCTGTATTGGTTTTCTTCGTATTTGATGGCCTCCTATGGCAGATGCGCATATGTCATTTGGGCATACTCTGCGGCATACATCCTTCTTGGGAGTTTACTCTTCTCTAACTTTTATCCCTTTACTTGACTCACTTTTCTGTATTATCAATTGTAGATTATGTGTAATATCTTCAGTTGTATGAATTTTGTTGGTAATTTTGAAAAAAGCCCAAGCCATTCCGGAGATAATCATTCTTTAGATGGCTGCACCTGAGATTTGTGAGTTTTCGATGGACTCATATGTGTCACGTGCCGTGCCTACCCcttgttattaatttcattttcatctcTCGAAAATATTCCTTCTGTtctgcaatgaaactaaacaggaAGAGTGCATATGCGGAGTAGTAATAGTTTTATCCAAGAAGACATCTCCCTGGGGTTAAGAATAATAGCATCTAAACAGGCTTTGAGGGTTCTTGAGAATTGCAACCGGCAGGGTGGAGGGATACTTACGATAATGGTGAATTGCCGTTGAAAAGCTTCATTTAGCAAGTCTAAGGAAATAGATAATGAAGTATTCTCTACGGTGCTGGAGGACGGTGTATCAGTAACAACTGCTGGAGGTTTGACAATGTCGGAAATCAGAAAATTGACATGCCTGCCATTAGATGGCCCTGGAATAACTATGTTGTTGTGTGTGCACGATTTCTTCCATGCATGCAGGATCATGCAACGACTGCAGAGCCAACAACGCAGTTGTTGTAATACACGCTCCCAAGATGTGTAGATGTTCCTGTCGGTGCTCAATCTGTCTCCACACTGTTGCTTAGCCATTTCAGAAGAAAGTGACGATCATTGAGATGCCTCTGGAAAGAACTATGGACATATCCTCTGCCATTAACGCCGTCAGTACATTCATCAAAACTACGGAAAGGGCAATGAATACGATCACCCTGGCAAGGCGATGATTGCGTTAGAGGGATGTTGCAGGCAGGTGCAGGCGAGATGGGAGATGCAGTAGGGTTTGCAGATGAAGCACGGACTCTTCGAGGCCTAGGCATGGTAGTAACTGCCTGCAAAGACGTGTTTCCGCACAACATCAGCAGACCTCCGTTAGGGGTCAAATTACTAGGAGGGCCAATTAGTTCTAACCTCCATTTTTGCAAAGACATGGTCATGCAAAGAGTGGACAAGACACTTCGACTAATGGACAATGTCAAGAGGCTTAAAGATCCCCAATGCGAACTCCTTTTGTTGCGCAACTGTTCTGGCGTGTCTAAGTTGTATTTCACGATGCGTACAACGAATACGTTAGCCTTGGAGCAAGCCAAAACACACTACAACGATCACCTGTTTCAGTATCTGCGACTGTTAGTGACTGCTGATGGTGCTGGCTTTGGCCCTTTACAGTTTCGTCTGGCCACTCTTCCAATCCGAGACGGCGGCCGATGCATCTCGCTATGTCAGATACGTCTCATTATTGTTACTTGGCCTCCCAGTTCCAAACGCAACCAGTCCAATGAGTTATTTTGAACAATATTCCCCCAGACGGACCAAGCCCCACATGCCAGTCTCATTATTGTTACTTTGGCCTCCCAGTTCCAAACGCAACCAGTCCAACGAGTTATTTTGAACAATATTCCCCCAGACGGATCAAGCCCCATATGCCAGTACGCTGTTCAACCAAGTTTGTGGTGCCTCCCCTTCTTCACTTAGTTTCGACAGTGCTGCCCCTCTTCCCATGCATTCTATGCATTCACTGGCAGTAATATACCTCGACGCCGTGAAGAAGCAGCTGCCTAATGAGTATAGTCTGACTGCACGGGATAATGTGTTGTGGCAAAGCAATAGACTGAAGCACGCCCAAGATTACTTGCTTGCGATTCCAATCAGTGGGCTAAACCAAACTCTTGGCCCAAGACAATTCCGTTGTGTTCTTAGTTACCGCCTGGGCATTCCACTCTTCCCTGTTGGTAGTCGCTGCACTAGCTGCAATAGAGACATGGACATATATGAAGACCATGCATTACATTGCGTAAGCGAAGTTAGCCTCAAATTCATGCATGATGTGGTGCGAGATATCTATATGGATATTTGCTTTCGTGCTGGGGTATCATCCAGAAAGGAAGTATCACTTGGCCTTAGTTCTGCTAAGAACAATACCTTACTTCCTGCTGACTTGTTGGTTTATAATTGGGAAAACGGGAAGGATACATGCCTTGATGTCACCGGAGTCTCGCCTTTCACAGGTGACATACGCTCTTTCGTTCCAGGTCAGGCTATTGCCAAAGTGGTTCTTCGCTAAGGCAACAAGTACCTAGCTACTTGTGAGTCCCATGGGTATGGCTTCGGCGTTATTGCTTTCACCACCTTAGGTGAATTAGGAGATGACACGGTGAGTTTCTTGAAGCGACTCAAGAATCGTCTTGCAAACATGGACGCTGATTGTGGCAGCAGTAGATTTTTATTTCATAGAATAGGTATGGCAATccagaaaggtgttggtgcccagcttgtggCTCGGCTGCCAACCAACTCAGTGTAATAGAACTtatgtttattttcaataaatgccTCATAAGGctatttcataataataataagtaCATCATTGGGGTTAACCAATCTTTACGGCCTCGCCAGTTTAGGGTAGTTGTATGTTACAGACTTGGTATACCAATTTTTAGTACTATTGAGTTTTGTGTTTGTTGTAAAAGGAAAATGGATGTATTTGGTGACCATGCACTTCATTGTGTTAGTGAGGTTGGGGTCAAATTCCGACATGATTTTGTTAGAGATGTTGTGGCTGATATTTTATACAAAACTGGGGTTGCTGCTAGGAAAGAGGTTGATTTGGGTTTCATATCGGAGGAGGGTAAAGCTTTGAAGCCTGCGGATTTAATTATTTATAATTGGATGAATGGAAGGGATGTTTGTTTCGATGTTACTGGGGTTTCCCCTTTTTCAGTTTCTAGTGGTCGTGCTTTTGTTCCTAGTGCTGCCATTTCGAGTGCTATTTTACGTAAATGCACAAAATATTTAGATATGTGTTCCACTCATGGTTATGGTTTTCGGGTTCTTGCATTCTCCACCCTTCGTGAACTTGGTAGTGACACCGTGGTTTTATTGAAAAGATTGAGAAATTGTATCTCCAATTATGATCCTAATCATAAAATATGCAACTCTTTGTTTTATAGATTAGGTCTTTCCATTCAGAAAGGTGTGTGGCCGCAACTTGTTGCCAGGTTACCCTCCATTGATGttgtaccttgtatttgattGTTTTGTTAATAATAGCCTTTGCGGCgcctttaaaaaaaataaaataataataataataaaatggtcAATTAAAAACACAATAACCTGTGAACAAAGATGTACACAAGCCAAATAACAACGCGGTTTATAAGGGTTGATACCAACATTACTAGGGGCTGATACCATCTCAAGATCTTAAGCGATCCTGGCCGTTGGGTCGACTAAATGGTATCAGCCCTTATAAATCATTAATAACAACTAGTGTACTAACGGTTTGGTCCTTTTTAGGTATGGAGTCTATGGACCCATTAGAATACCCTACACCTAAAGTCCAAAATACAAATTAATACTCTCCAAGTAATTCTAGAAGTAGATTTCTTTTCCTAGAAAAAAGAATGGGAGATCTATTACATATGAATATTCTCCAAGTAATTATAGAAGTAGATTTCTATTCCTAGAAGAAAAAATTGGAATTATATTCCTAGAAGGTTACAAAAATAAGGGAGTTTCCTAATCTGGGTATTACTAGTTTTAACATACTTCTAACCTATAAGTAGGCATTCTAGAGTACCTAGTGCAAAAAATCCTTAAAGGTAAATGTTGTAAAATTCTTACTCTTGTTTGTTCTTTTATTTACCTGTGACTATGTTTAACTATCATATTGGGGTCTCAAACTGATCTAAGTGGTATCAGAGCTTTGCGGCGAAAAATGGAAGGGCTTCGATCCAAATGTAACAAGGTATTACCATTAGATCTTAATATTgatagaataaaaaaaaacatcagtTTCAACATCCTCATATCCACAAGGAACAAATATGGGTAAATTGGAGGAAGATATGTAACCAATGATGAATGATATGACAACTCTAGTGGAGATGATAGAAGGATTACAGCCTACACATTTCAAATGAACACACGGTTTTATTTTAGCTTTGAATATGGAAAAACAACTAGGGTTCGATGACAATTTGCCAATCAAAGGGGAGACAAGAATCGAAATCCTTGTGTACAACGGGAAATTGAGGCCGAAAAAGTTGGATGGCTGGCTCAAATCTTTAGAAGTTTATTTCATCACCAAGGGATTTACCGAGGTTCAAAGGGTAACTTTTGCTAGTCTTAAACTTGATGATCATGCTCTTATTTAGTGGTAGGCTTACACATCAGGTTTGGAGGCTCCGGTAATTACTTGGAAACAATTTACAATGGTTATACAGAATCAATTCTATCTAGTTGGATATAAGGATTACGTGAAAGATGACAGTTTTTGTGACAAGTCAATGGTCTGTAAGTGCAAGAATACACTACTGAATTTCGCAAGTAAGCTATAACATTGAATGTGAATATGAGAAATCTAGAAACTATTGAGAAATATAAATGAGGACTAATTTTCTCAATACGAAAAAAATTTGGCACTGTTATCAGAGATTGACAGTGACAATGCTTGTAAAAAACTATGTATATTGAGATGAAGAATCAACCCCTTGGACCAGAGAAATCAAGAacctaagagagagagagagagattgtgaAAACTATCTATAAAAATGagaggacatatcatgttatgtcaaACAAAAACAACTAATACTGTGAGAACTGCAAAACTGGTAGACTTGGAAATTGCATCCGGAGttgaggcaagcatggcggaaAGAACGTAAGCAAACTACCACAATTATCTACAGTGCAGAAGAAAATTAACGAAAAAGAGGAAGTTGAGGTAATTGACAGATAGCCTCAACCTGATAGCAAAATTATTATGATGACAAGAAAAGGAGTCACAACTACGACAATGGAAAAATCCTCTAGCCCAGAACCAATGATATCAGAATCTATTAAAGGAGAGCTATTTTGGATGTGTGCACATGTCGATAAGACATATACATgtttttactttatttgataacGGGCACAAAAAAACTTATAATATTCGAGAAACTGTGAACAAGCTTAATTTGAAGACAACACCACACTCTAAGCCATACCCGTTAGGATGGTTGAATAAGGATACATAGTTGCAGTGACGACATAATGCACCTTCGAATTTGCCACTGATGGGGAATATGTGGACCAGGTAACGTGCGATGTTGTACCATTAGATGTGTGTCACATTGTTCTTGGTAGTCTTTACATATGGGACAGAGATGCAACGTTCTTATGGTGAGAAAATGTTCGAAAGCTGGTAAAAGGTGAAAACGGATTTCGCATTCTAAATtctaaacaaaataagaaactATAACTTATGGTTGCACAACACTTGGTAATGCTAGTCAGAGGTTTAGTCCACTCATTTTTCGACTTGTTGTCAAAGAACCTAGTCAACTTGTCTATTCAAACTATTGCAGGTGCTCCAAAACCGAGAAGAAAAATCTCTCACATTTGTTAGGAGGGTTTGAAAACACCATACAAAGTTTACTACCAAAACAATGGGAGGAGCCAGAAATCAAGATACTTGACGATCAAACTGAGTCGTCATCATTCAAGTCGTGCAATACTTAACAAGAAGACAACTAGAGTTAGAGAAcaatattttttccaaaaatgtcttAAAGTGAAAAGTTTAAAGTAAAAAAAATTGTACTTAAAAGTGCAGATTGATAGGTGTTAAATTTAAATGTTTAGAGTGTCAAGTTCATACTAATAGTTGTTATGAttcttgcatattatccttgtattactcttcttttctattttatttgtttcCTTAAGTGAATTATCTGAAATCAATGGAAATGGTGTTAAAAGGAACTAAGAAGAGGAAAGGAGTTCATTCCAGCATGAAAAGAAGAAGTTGTAAGGTTAAAAGACAACTCTTGAATACAAGTTACAAGAAGATTTACGGTTAGGAAAGCATCCCCAAACCTAATCGTAAAAGACATGAATTTCCAACATAATTTGCATACAGAGTTACAGATAGGTCCAACCTAACCgtaaaataaagtaaatatatATTAAGATTTATGTATTATCATCTTATAGAGGACGATGGCATGAATGCAACCAAAAAAGAACGAGGTCAATCGGACGTCGGGTGAATAAGTTACCACTGAAATGGCGAAGAACAAAAAAGTGTACATGAATAATTACGGTCAGGTCCAAGAGACTCAGACCCAACCGAAACTCTGGGTATTTTAACACGATTTTCTTGTCAGAGTTACGGCTAGGTTGAAATAActtgtctaacaaccacacccaatatttcgcttagcaatctgtatggacaaactccaatataaatccaagagaatcaactagacagtcagactcaatcaatggaaatatatccaagagttgtatctcaatttgtcaattcaatccacaatcaaacaaataataatttgcgagcccgattgaatataagaaataacttggacggtatcaaaaaccaatatccaaatgccaatcaatttaatcaacaaccaaaggttggattcacaattgattgatcttacgcacaacctgtgatatttcaatcatataaacaaatataatgcggaatagaaataacacggacaccataagttttgttaacgaggaatccgcaaatgcagaaaaacttcgggacctagtccagatttgaacaccatattgtattaagccgctatagacactagcctactccaagttaacttcagaatggaatttagttaagccctaaccaatctcacactgatcaaggtatatttgtgctccttacgtctctgaatcccagcatgactctacgcacttgattcccttagatgatctcacccacaactaagagttgctacgacccaaagtcgaagacttgataaaccaatctgtctcacacagaaaagtatattatatagataaatctgtctcccacagataaacctatgagttttgtttcgtattttgataaatcaaggtaaacaagaaccaattgatataccagacttatactcccgaagaacagcctagaaatatcaatcacctcacaataatcttaaacatatggtagcgaaacaagatattgtgtaatcacaaacgatgagaggaagatgtttgtgactactttttatcttgcctatcggagattaaatctcaagcaaaccttagaaaagatagtactcaatcaagataggaaacatcaagatc
The nucleotide sequence above comes from Papaver somniferum cultivar HN1 chromosome 8, ASM357369v1, whole genome shotgun sequence. Encoded proteins:
- the LOC113301819 gene encoding GPI mannosyltransferase 2-like — protein: MSTNTSRTQLSINKINESHKILRVALISRSLLISLITLWRSLLSPYDTSAILNPNCLSSDSYTSSKLPIWPKIGSAIEGSIVWDGVYFIRIAQCGYEYEQTYAFFPLLPIFIYILSRTVFAPLVPIIGYRAVLGLSGYFINNVAFLLSAVYFYRLSVIILKDSKTAFRASMLFCFNPASIFYSSIYTESLYSLFSLGGIYHLLSGGNTIAVLLFALSGAARSNGVLNAGYICFQAIHRSYDAIVQKKRIGLAVMTLIDGALRSLCIFAPFVTFQAYGYHNLCRGLVSDEMRPWCKARVPFLYDFLQGHYWGVGFLKYFQLKQLPNFLLASPILSLALCSIAHYVKSRPEIVFSLDFRASDKEKNLAAILYPSGVKGRLNDIQVSANFSSEVLKENPTLKQRKKMGKERTLSSSLDTIPSENDEVVPAKSDYASISVLPFVLHLAFMSTTAFFVMHVQVATRFLSSSPPLYWFSSYLMASYGRCAYVIWAYSAAYILLGSLLFSNFYPFT